Within Nitrospirota bacterium, the genomic segment ACCCAGTTCACTCGCATCTCGCGGCGGGAGATCAAGCGGGTGCAGACGATGCTCAACGATCGGCCACGGAAAATTCTGAACTGGCAGAGTCCGGCCTACGTCTTTCACCACCTGTTGCGCTAGGATCTTGAATGCACACTGACACCTTTTCCTCACTTCATCGCCACAGCCCTGACTTGGCGGTAGGTGGTCATTCCCTGGAGCACTTTCCTGACCCCATCTTGAACGAGCGTGACCATTCCTTCTTTCATCGCAAGAGTCAGCATCTCGGCAGTTCTCGATCGAGTCTGGATGAGCTGCTTTATCTCCTCCGAAGGAAGCAGCAATTCATGCAGGGGAATTCGCCCCTTGAAACCGGTTCTGTTGCAGGCCTCACAGCCTCGTCCACGGTACAGACCCCACTCGGTACTGTACTCGATGTCGAGCGTGGACCACTCTTGCGCCCCATACCCCTGCACCAGTTCGTCATACTCCGTTCTGGTCGGATGATAGACCTCTTTGCACTGGGTACAAATCCTCTTGCATAGACGCTGGGCAAGCACTCCTAACATTGCATCGGCAAAGTTGAACGAGTCGCACCCAAGATCCAACAGCCGGGTCACCGTTTCGACCGCGCTGTTCGTATGGAGGGTGCTGAGGACCAAGTGACCGGTCAGGGAGGCTTCTATGGCGATGTCGGCTGTTTCTTTGTCCCGCATCTCGCCGATCATGATTACGTCAGGGTCTGCGCGCAAGAACGCCCTCATCGCGGTCGCAAAGGTGAGACCAATCTTCGGGTGGATCTGGACTTGGCGGAGACCGTCCTGGGTAATTTCAATAGGGTCTTCGGCAGTCCAGATTTTCCGTTCGACGGTATTGATGTGCTTGAGGATGGCGTGCAGGGTTGTCGTTTTGCCGGATCCGGTCGGACCGACACACAAGATGATCCCATAGGGTTTCTCCGCGATGGCTCGAAGGACCGACAAGGTGGCAGGGGTGAATTCCATCGAGTCGAGCGGCATCGGTCGTTTGGCCGTGAGGAGGCGCAGCACGACATCTTCGTCTTGTCCCGCAGTTGGCAGGGTCGCGACGCGCAATTCGATCTCTCGATCCTTCCCCAATCGGTACCGAATTTTTCCGTCTTGAGGCTTGCGTCGTTCAGCGATGTCGAGGTTGGCCATGACTTTGATGCGTGATACAACGGCACGCCGATAAGCCGCTGGAATCCCCATATAGGTGAAGCAGGTGCCGTCGATACGGAGCCGCACCGTCACCTCCTTACGGTCCGCATAGGGTTCGATATGGATGTCCGACGCGCCGAGGCGGTCTGCTTCGGCGATCACTTGGTTGGTCAGCCGAACAATGGCTGAATCGTTCTCGTCG encodes:
- a CDS encoding IS30 family transposase, which produces TQFTRISRREIKRVQTMLNDRPRKILNWQSPAYVFHHLLR
- a CDS encoding type II/IV secretion system protein codes for the protein MSGKVEGSGGTSKKGASGTKSISTIEQNVLDALVYRGIISQADVRAAVEESKVCHLDLEAVLLDRYHVPKQALGSALSDFYQCPYLPYDERTVIDSDLLKTLNVDYLKNNLWLPIARRGSLIDVLTSDPHDLDKGWDVRRTFPGVTIRYAVGLRRDIEQFLQLARGQGTSGSIGAILGELINEIQLEPVGDPVSGGIDENDSAIVRLTNQVIAEADRLGASDIHIEPYADRKEVTVRLRIDGTCFTYMGIPAAYRRAVVSRIKVMANLDIAERRKPQDGKIRYRLGKDREIELRVATLPTAGQDEDVVLRLLTAKRPMPLDSMEFTPATLSVLRAIAEKPYGIILCVGPTGSGKTTTLHAILKHINTVERKIWTAEDPIEITQDGLRQVQIHPKIGLTFATAMRAFLRADPDVIMIGEMRDKETADIAIEASLTGHLVLSTLHTNSAVETVTRLLDLGCDSFNFADAMLGVLAQRLCKRICTQCKEVYHPTRTEYDELVQGYGAQEWSTLDIEYSTEWGLYRGRGCEACNRTGFKGRIPLHELLLPSEEIKQLIQTRSRTAEMLTLAMKEGMVTLVQDGVRKVLQGMTTYRQVRAVAMK